One region of Eupeodes corollae chromosome 1, idEupCoro1.1, whole genome shotgun sequence genomic DNA includes:
- the LOC129942112 gene encoding UDP-glycosyltransferase UGT5-like, protein MKFPRLGIIGILLILSTNDVISSNILGLFLTHSPSHVIVHMGVVRALVERGHNVTVVTSMRLNDPNFGYRHIYLKTLEHTQNDTFIMMDTITRAPFYLKPFKWFAAIKNMMDKYSNYNLDPDYISFKNENNNFDLVLLGYQFNEANLGEAAHFKCPSVLVWMMQPFGHISRLIGNPNLPAFVPYSPFIPPNEMDFFYRVLNFIFYIVEGIITKIGEYVLKNYYDQVYPSPEYPSYWETKKNISMIFYNHHFSEAPVRPLVPGLIEIGGIQIKEKPDPLPKDLQNYLDNSPHGVIYFSLGSNACGLHVKDHTYKMIFEVLSSLKYNVIWKLDEIKHPGNASNILYKSWLPQDDILPHRNVKLFITHAGKGGVTEAEYHEVPMVALPIMDDQPSNARNMQAKGHGLILDHTTMTKEMFRETINEVLKNKTYKTNVETFSRLYKDRPMTAKQTAVYWIEYVIRHRGAPHMQSPLKDLNVLQENSIDVILFLLAMLYISFKLGKMLIKFCFNKLVRRFGFRKDIKLDKKKE, encoded by the exons ATGAAGTTCCCCCGACTTGGAATAATCGGTATTTTGTTGATTCTATCAACAAATGACGTCATTTCATCAAACATACTCGGTTTATTTCTCACTCATAGCCCTTCGCATGTTATCGTTCACATGGGCGTAGTGCGGGCTCTAGTTGAACGGGGCCACAATGTCACGGTGGTAACTTCGATGCGTTTGAACGATCCGAACTTTGGCTATAGACATATCTATCTGAAAACTCTGGAGCACACACAAAATGATACATTTATTATGATGGACACTATAACTCGAGCGCCTTTCTACCTCAAGCCATTCAAATGGTTCGCCGCTATCAAAAATATGATGGATAAATATTCGAATTATAATTTGGATCCGGATTATATCAGCTTTAagaatgaaaacaataattttgatcTTGTGTTGTTGGGATATCAATTTAATGAGGCAAATCTGGGAGAGGCAGCTCATTTTAAGTGTCCATCGGTACTTGTCTGGATGATGCAGCCATTTGGTCATATTTCAAGATTGATTGGTAATCCGAATCTTCCGGCTTTCGTGCCCTATTCGCCGTTCATCCCACCCAATGAAATGGACTTCTTTTACagggttttaaattttattttttatattgttgaGGGTATCATCACTAAAATAGGTGAAtacgttttgaaaaattattatga CCAAGTTTATCCAAGTCCTGAATACCCATCATATTGGGAgactaagaaaaacatttctatGATATTTTACAATCATCATTTTAGTGAAGCTCCAGTGAGGCCTTTAGTACCGGGTCTCATTGAAATTGGAGGTATTCAGATAAAGGAGAAACCTGATCCTCTGCCCaag gaCCTTCAAAACTATCTAGACAATTCTCCTCATGGTGTAATATATTTCAGTCTTGGATCGAATGCCTGTGGCTTGCACGTTAAGGACCACACCTACAAAATGATATTTGAAGTCCTTTCTTCTCTCAAGTACAACGTCATATGGAAACTCGATGAAATTAAACATCCGGGAAACGCATCAAATATCCTTTACAAATCATGGCTGCCTCAAGACGATATCCTGCCACATAGGAATGTCAAACTTTTCATAACTCATGCTGGGAAAGGAGGTGTAACCGAAGCAGAGTACCATGAAGTTCCAATGGTTGCATTGCCAATAATGGATGACCAACCAAGCAATGCAAGAAATATGCAAGCCAAGGGTCATGGTCTGATCCTGGATCACACTACAATGACAAAGGAAATGTTTCGAGAAACCATcaatgaagttttgaaaaataaaacatacaaaactaaTGTGGAGACATTTTCAAGGCTTTACAAAGATCGACCAATGACAGCGAAACAAACTGCCGTCTATTGGATAGAATATGTTATAAGGCACAGAGGTGCTCCTCATATGCAGAGTCCTTTGAAGGATTTGAATGTTCTCCAAGAGAATAGTATCGATGTTATATTGTTTCTGCTAGCAATGTTGTATATAAGCTTCAAGTTGGGAAAGATGttgattaagttttgttttaataagttGGTTCGGAGATttggttttcgaaaagatattaagcttgataaaaagaaagaatag
- the LOC129941639 gene encoding UDP-glycosyltransferase UGT5-like, which translates to MKFPRLGIIGILLILSTNDVISSNILGLFLTHSPSHVIVHMGVVRALVKRGHNVTVVTSMRLKDPNFGYRHIYLKTLEHTQNDTFTMMDTVISAPFYLKPYKFFLVGKEMIEKYSSYNLDPDYISFKKENNHFDLVLLGYQYNELNLGEAAHFKCPSVLVWMMQPFGHISRLIGNPNLPAFVPYSPFIPPNAMDFTHRVLNYIFYVVEGIITKIFEHVLKIYYDQIYPSPEYPSYWKTKKNISLIFYNHHFSEAPVRPLVPGLIEIGGIQIKEKPDPLPKDLQDYLDNSSQGVIYFSLGSNACGLHVKEHTYKMIFEVLSSLKYNVIWKLDEIKHPGNASNILYKSWLPQDDILPHKNVKLFITHAGKGGVTEAEYHEVPMVALPIMDDQPSNARNMQAKGHGLVLDHTTMTKETFREAINEVLKNKTYKNNVQTFSRLYKDRPMTAKQTAVYWIEYVIRHRGAPHMQSPLKDLNVLQENSVDVILFLLLMLYISFKLGKMLIKYCFNKLVRRFGFPKDIKSDHKKE; encoded by the exons ATGAAGTTCCCCCGACTTGGAATAATCGGTATTTTGTTGATTCTATCAACAAATGACGTCATTTCATCAAACATACTCGGTTTATTTCTCACTCATAGCCCGTCCCATGTTATCGTCCACATGGGCGTAGTGCGGGCTCTAGTTAAACGGGGCCACAATGTCACGGTGGTAACTTCGATGCGCTTGAAAGATCCGAATTTTGGCTATAGGCATATCTACCTAAAGACTCTCGAACATACTCAAAACGACACGTTCACTATGATGGACACTGTCATCAGTGCGCCTTTCTATCTCaagccatacaaattttttctcGTTGGCAAagaaatgatagaaaaatattcGAGCTACAATTTGGATCCGGATTACATAAgctttaaaaaggaaaacaaccATTTCGATCTTGTATTGCTCGGGTATCAATACAATGAGTTGAATTTGGGAGAGGCAGCTCATTTTAAGTGTCCTTCGGTACTTGTCTGGATGATGCAGCCATTTGGTCATATTTCCAGATTGATTGGTAATCCGAATCTTCCGGCTTTTGTCCCTTATTCGCCGTTTATTCCACCGAATGCAATGGATTTTACCCACAGGGttttgaattatatattttatgttgttGAAGGAATCATcactaaaatttttgaacacgttttgaaaatttattacgA TCAAATTTATCCAAGTCCGGAGTACCCATCATATTGGAAGactaagaaaaatatttcacttaTATTTTACAACCATCATTTTAGTGAAGCACCAGTGAGGCCTTTAGTACCGGGTCTCATTGAAATCGGAGGCATTCAGATAAAGGAGAAACCTGATCCATTACCAAAG gacCTTCAAGACTATTTAGACAATTCATCACAAGGCGTCATATATTTTAGTCTTGGGTCGAATGCCTGTGGCTTGCACGTCAAGGAACACACCTACAAAATGATATTTGAAGTACTTTCTTCCCTTAAGTACAACGTCATATGGAAACTCGATGAAATTAAACATCCGGGAAACGCATCAAATATCCTTTACAAATCTTGGCTGCCTCAGGACGATATCCTGCCACATAAGAATGTCAAACTTTTCATAACTCATGCTGGCAAAGGAGGTGTAACCGAAGCAGAGTACCATGAAGTTCCAATGGTTGCATTGCCAATAATGGATGACCAACCGAGCAATGCAAGGAATATGCAAGCCAAGGGTCATGGGCTGGTCCTGGATCACACAACAATGACAAAGGAAACGTTTCGAGAAGCCATcaatgaagttttgaaaaataaaacatacaaaaataatgtacagACATTTTCGAGGCTTTACAAAGATCGACCAATGACAGCGAAACAAACTGCCGTCTATTGGATAGAATATGTTATAAGGCACAGAGGTGCTCCTCATATGCAGAGTCCTTTGAAGGATTTGAATGTTCTCCAAGAGAATAGTGTCGATGTTATATTGTTCCTGTTATTAATGTTGTACATAAGCTTCAAGTTGGGAAAGATGTTGATTAAGTATTGTTTTAATAAGTTGGTTCGAAGATTTGGTTTTCCAAAAGATATCAAGTCTGATCACAAAAAAGAATAG